A genome region from Coprococcus phoceensis includes the following:
- a CDS encoding CvfB family protein, translating into MRLGKKQVLTIVKKVEFGVYLGSDEDRVLLPKRQVPEGVEIGDPVEVFLYKDSDDRLIATTHEPKIELGELAVLEVADTGKFGAFLDWGLEKDLFLPFKEQTVKVAKGDQCLVALYIDKSERLCATMKVYDMLKKDSPYQKDDMVEGIIYDTSDNFGLFVAVDNQYSALIPKKEVYGRLRIGQTVKARVTAVKKDGKLDLSVRDKIPMQMDKDAESVLKEIERRGGKLPFTDKADPEVIKQEFQMSKNAFKRAVGRLLKEEKIEIKEHAIVMYRK; encoded by the coding sequence ATGAGATTAGGGAAAAAACAAGTACTGACAATTGTAAAAAAAGTAGAGTTTGGAGTGTATCTGGGCAGTGACGAGGATCGTGTGCTTCTGCCAAAAAGACAGGTTCCGGAAGGGGTTGAGATAGGAGATCCTGTGGAAGTGTTTTTGTATAAGGATTCCGATGACAGACTGATAGCAACGACTCATGAGCCAAAGATAGAGTTAGGAGAACTGGCGGTGCTTGAAGTGGCAGATACAGGAAAATTTGGAGCATTTTTAGACTGGGGATTGGAAAAGGATCTGTTTTTGCCTTTCAAAGAGCAGACTGTAAAAGTGGCAAAGGGAGATCAATGTCTTGTGGCGCTTTATATTGATAAAAGTGAGCGTCTCTGCGCAACGATGAAAGTGTATGATATGTTGAAGAAAGATTCGCCGTATCAGAAGGATGATATGGTGGAAGGGATTATTTATGACACAAGTGATAACTTTGGATTGTTTGTCGCAGTCGATAATCAGTATTCCGCTTTGATTCCGAAAAAAGAGGTATATGGAAGACTTCGCATTGGACAGACAGTAAAAGCGAGAGTTACGGCGGTGAAGAAAGACGGAAAGCTGGATCTGAGTGTCAGAGATAAGATTCCGATGCAGATGGACAAAGATGCTGAGAGTGTTTTGAAAGAAATTGAACGGCGCGGTGGAAAACTGCCGTTTACAGATAAGGCAGACCCTGAAGTGATTAAGCAAGAATTTCAGATGAGTAAGAATGCATTTAAGCGTGCAGTAGGACGGCTTCTGAAAGAAGAGAAGATTGAGATTAAGGAACATGCAATTGTCATGTACAGAAAATAG
- a CDS encoding acyl-[acyl-carrier-protein] thioesterase, with protein MYKLEGQIRFSECDTSKRITLPGIINYFQDCSSAQSEQIGHGIDYLKEKKKAWILSAWQIIVERYPELGEAIEAGTWATDFKGLYATRNFSMKTKSGEMLAYANSIWVFMDLAAGRPTKPGKEEVEAYGMESALEMEYAPRKIKLSEKAILVDTFPVRKYHIDTNNHVNNCQYVQMAMEVLREDMRIRQVRVEYKKSAVYGDVILPKIAEETSRTVVELCDMEERPYAVVEFVGEKK; from the coding sequence ATGTATAAGTTAGAAGGACAGATCAGATTCAGTGAGTGTGATACGAGCAAGAGAATAACGCTTCCGGGAATCATCAATTATTTTCAAGATTGCAGCAGCGCACAGTCTGAGCAGATCGGACATGGGATTGACTATCTGAAAGAGAAGAAGAAAGCCTGGATACTTTCCGCGTGGCAGATTATTGTGGAACGTTATCCGGAACTTGGAGAGGCGATTGAGGCTGGCACGTGGGCAACTGATTTTAAGGGACTGTATGCGACGAGGAATTTTTCGATGAAGACAAAATCAGGGGAAATGCTGGCATATGCCAATTCTATCTGGGTGTTCATGGACCTCGCTGCCGGAAGACCAACAAAACCGGGAAAGGAAGAGGTGGAAGCATATGGGATGGAATCGGCGCTTGAGATGGAATATGCTCCGAGAAAAATAAAACTGTCGGAAAAAGCGATTTTGGTTGACACGTTCCCGGTACGCAAGTATCATATTGATACAAACAATCATGTAAATAATTGCCAATATGTGCAGATGGCGATGGAAGTGCTGCGGGAAGACATGAGGATCAGACAGGTACGAGTAGAGTATAAAAAATCAGCGGTTTATGGAGATGTTATTTTGCCGAAGATTGCCGAAGAAACAAGCCGTACCGTGGTGGAACTTTGCGATATGGAGGAAAGACCATACGCTGTGGTAGAATTTGTAGGAGAGAAAAAATAA
- a CDS encoding discoidin domain-containing protein codes for MKKKWISAALSLTLASTTITTMMPAYTVHAEKETTQGTTYYVSSSKGDDSNDGTSESKPFKTLEKINKLTLKPGDQVLLEKGSVFNDQYLHLKGSGSAEAPIKVSTYGEGNRPQILTNGQGLWELNYGKHLDNTNHKWHGTVSSSILLKDVEYIEIEGLEITNDRGTKNDPEGDKAYNDADCMDRTGVAGVAKDKGTLDHIVLDDLYIHDVDGNVYNKHMTNGGIYFIVEKPTDENKTGIAKYDDVQIKNCQLDTVNRWGIAVGYTYNWDKFQTAELSDEVMEKYGATNVVIENNYLNNVGGDAITTMYADEPLIQYNVSENSSKQINKTDYSKPQPVLDKVTGEPTGQYQGVGAGRVAAGIWPWKCKNAVFQYNECFRTLNASNGNGDGQPWDADYGDGTNYQYNYSHGNTASTIMFCGYQSVNNTFRYNISQNEDMGPLDPAGNAGNTQVYNNTFYIKEGLNNIWHTSHGNAGPINLENNIFYFAGETPATVENWNPNGNKTYSNNLFYNVSTYPEDANAVKVDAGTKVTENAGSGPSTVADDKQARRHEDPSAETVFDGYKLVQNSPAINAGKIIVDNNGYKVEKDFFGNKVSGIPDIGAHETGTVSLTISSDRFAIDQAKKEITIDTVDKVTAKDLLDSLMTEDGVTVELKRGSSTLTGGVRLAKGDTLTVSCNGESVTYTVVTVTSEVTNEIPVADMTATAGSEETAQDNNGVKNVLDNNLGTIWHTSWNGSNPEDRYVTIELANDYEVSGYVYTPRQDGSGDGASNGTITKYTIYTSNDNETWEEAASGSWAQDKKVKTVTFKEPVKAKYIKLLAVESVRDFATAAEIRLTGTRVYNDTTAPVAPTATATDVTDTTAKISWVPAEADKDIVEYQLMNGDKEIATFDATETSFTVADLKAATEYTLSVYALDEAGNKSDAGNVTFTTKATEEHTHTWGEWTVTKKPTCTTPGEESRTCECGETETREIKATGHTWGDWETTKEPTTDAEGLKERVCKSCDAHETQTIAKLTSKPVTPTTPDKDKDKDKDKDKNNSKDKPVKTGDADMAGATTVACILSGIAAVAIFKKRKTV; via the coding sequence ATGAAAAAGAAATGGATAAGTGCAGCACTTTCGCTCACACTTGCCAGCACAACTATCACAACGATGATGCCTGCCTACACAGTGCATGCAGAAAAAGAGACAACTCAAGGAACTACTTATTATGTAAGTTCTTCCAAAGGAGACGACAGCAACGACGGAACTTCTGAATCAAAACCGTTCAAAACGTTAGAGAAGATCAACAAGCTTACATTAAAGCCAGGTGATCAGGTTCTCTTGGAAAAAGGTTCTGTTTTTAACGATCAGTATCTTCACCTAAAAGGAAGCGGAAGTGCAGAAGCACCTATTAAAGTTTCTACATACGGAGAAGGTAACCGCCCACAGATTCTCACAAATGGTCAAGGATTATGGGAGTTAAATTACGGAAAGCACCTTGATAACACAAACCACAAATGGCACGGTACGGTGTCCTCTTCTATCTTATTAAAAGATGTTGAGTACATTGAGATCGAAGGTCTTGAAATCACAAATGATCGTGGAACAAAAAATGATCCTGAAGGTGATAAAGCCTATAATGATGCGGACTGTATGGACAGAACCGGTGTTGCCGGAGTCGCAAAAGACAAAGGAACATTAGACCATATCGTATTAGATGATTTATATATTCACGATGTTGACGGAAACGTATACAACAAACACATGACAAACGGTGGTATCTACTTTATCGTGGAAAAGCCTACCGATGAAAACAAAACAGGTATCGCAAAATACGATGATGTACAGATTAAAAATTGTCAGTTAGACACTGTCAACCGCTGGGGAATCGCTGTTGGTTATACATACAACTGGGATAAATTCCAGACAGCAGAACTCAGTGATGAAGTGATGGAAAAATACGGCGCTACTAACGTCGTTATTGAAAACAACTATTTAAATAATGTAGGTGGTGACGCAATCACAACTATGTATGCTGATGAGCCGTTGATTCAATACAATGTATCTGAAAATAGCTCCAAACAGATCAACAAAACGGATTACTCCAAACCACAGCCGGTTTTAGATAAAGTAACCGGAGAACCTACCGGACAATATCAGGGTGTTGGAGCAGGACGCGTTGCTGCCGGTATCTGGCCTTGGAAATGTAAAAATGCTGTATTCCAATACAACGAATGTTTCCGTACATTAAACGCTTCAAACGGTAACGGAGACGGACAACCTTGGGATGCTGACTACGGCGACGGCACAAATTATCAGTACAACTACAGCCACGGAAACACCGCAAGTACAATCATGTTCTGTGGTTATCAGTCAGTAAACAACACATTCCGCTACAATATTAGCCAGAATGAAGATATGGGACCTTTAGATCCTGCCGGAAATGCCGGAAATACTCAGGTTTACAACAACACATTCTATATCAAAGAAGGATTAAACAATATTTGGCATACTTCACATGGCAATGCCGGACCGATTAATCTTGAGAACAATATCTTCTACTTTGCAGGTGAGACTCCGGCAACTGTAGAAAACTGGAATCCAAACGGAAACAAGACATACAGCAACAACTTATTCTATAATGTAAGCACTTATCCAGAGGATGCCAACGCAGTAAAAGTAGATGCCGGAACAAAGGTTACAGAAAATGCCGGTTCAGGTCCAAGCACAGTCGCAGATGATAAACAGGCCAGACGCCACGAAGATCCATCTGCTGAGACAGTATTTGACGGTTACAAATTAGTTCAAAACTCACCGGCAATCAATGCAGGTAAGATTATTGTAGATAACAACGGCTACAAAGTAGAAAAAGACTTCTTCGGCAACAAAGTATCCGGTATTCCTGATATTGGTGCTCACGAGACCGGAACAGTTAGCTTGACAATATCATCTGACAGATTTGCAATTGATCAGGCTAAGAAAGAAATCACGATCGACACAGTCGATAAAGTGACTGCAAAAGATTTATTAGACAGCTTAATGACAGAAGACGGTGTTACTGTTGAACTGAAACGTGGTTCTTCCACATTGACAGGCGGTGTAAGACTTGCAAAAGGTGATACACTTACAGTATCTTGCAACGGCGAATCTGTAACATACACAGTAGTTACTGTGACAAGTGAAGTTACAAATGAAATTCCGGTAGCAGACATGACAGCAACTGCTGGTTCTGAAGAAACTGCTCAGGATAACAATGGTGTAAAAAATGTTCTGGACAATAATCTTGGAACAATTTGGCATACATCTTGGAATGGTTCAAATCCTGAAGATCGTTATGTCACAATCGAACTTGCTAATGACTATGAAGTAAGCGGATATGTGTACACACCACGTCAGGATGGAAGTGGCGACGGCGCTTCAAATGGTACAATTACAAAATATACCATCTACACAAGCAACGATAATGAGACATGGGAAGAAGCTGCTTCTGGTTCATGGGCTCAAGACAAAAAGGTAAAAACCGTTACATTTAAGGAACCTGTAAAAGCAAAATACATCAAACTTCTTGCTGTAGAATCTGTAAGAGACTTCGCTACAGCTGCTGAAATTCGTTTAACCGGTACAAGAGTGTACAACGATACAACTGCTCCTGTCGCTCCAACTGCGACAGCAACAGATGTGACAGATACAACTGCTAAAATCTCTTGGGTACCTGCTGAAGCTGATAAAGATATCGTAGAATATCAGTTGATGAATGGCGACAAAGAAATTGCAACATTTGATGCAACAGAGACTTCTTTCACAGTCGCTGATTTAAAAGCTGCAACAGAATATACACTTTCTGTATATGCACTAGATGAAGCCGGCAACAAATCAGATGCCGGAAACGTAACATTCACAACAAAAGCAACAGAAGAACACACACATACATGGGGTGAGTGGACGGTAACAAAAAAACCTACTTGTACAACACCTGGTGAAGAAAGCAGAACCTGCGAATGCGGCGAGACAGAGACAAGAGAAATCAAAGCTACCGGACATACTTGGGGCGATTGGGAAACAACAAAAGAACCAACAACAGATGCAGAAGGTTTGAAAGAAAGAGTTTGTAAATCATGTGATGCTCACGAAACACAGACAATTGCAAAACTTACTTCAAAACCGGTAACACCAACAACACCTGACAAAGACAAAGACAAAGATAAAGATAAAGATAAAAATAACAGCAAAGACAAACCGGTAAAAACCGGCGATGCTGATATGGCTGGTGCAACAACTGTAGCATGCATCCTCTCCGGAATTGCAGCAGTTGCAATTTTCAAAAAACGCAAAACGGTCTAA
- a CDS encoding cation diffusion facilitator family transporter has translation MTEFLVKHFVKDYEKTEKVSVRTGYGILASMVGIFCNVLLFLMKITIGMMIHSISVIADAFNNLSDAGSSIISFIGVKIASKPADKEHPFGHGRMEYIAALVVAFLVLQVGFTFFKDAVGKIKHPQEIEFNLVSVIVLLLSIGIKLWLGMFNKKLGTRIHSNVMLATAADAMGDVITTSATVVSLLVFQFSGWNIDGIVGIGVSLVVMWAGVGIAKDTLEPLLGQAVPKDVYEEITKFVESHEGILGTHDLIVHNYGPGRSMASLHAEVANDVDIEVSHEIIDRIEREATKELGVFLVIHMDPIEMKDERVLYAKRKLEEAVRAIDPQVSIHDFRMVDGDEQVNLIFDMLVPFQYDKEKQKEICRTLRKKVREIDQRYRCVIVTETSYIAEEK, from the coding sequence ATGACTGAATTTTTAGTAAAACATTTTGTGAAGGATTATGAAAAGACAGAAAAGGTGTCTGTGCGTACTGGCTATGGAATTCTGGCGAGTATGGTAGGCATCTTTTGCAACGTTTTATTGTTTTTGATGAAGATAACAATTGGGATGATGATACATAGTATCTCTGTTATCGCAGATGCATTTAACAACTTATCTGATGCAGGTTCATCGATCATCAGCTTTATCGGAGTCAAGATTGCGAGTAAGCCGGCAGACAAGGAGCATCCGTTCGGACATGGAAGGATGGAGTATATTGCGGCTTTGGTTGTCGCGTTTTTGGTGTTGCAGGTTGGGTTTACTTTTTTTAAAGATGCAGTTGGAAAGATAAAACATCCACAGGAGATAGAATTTAATCTGGTATCTGTCATTGTTTTATTGTTGTCCATCGGGATTAAGCTTTGGCTTGGGATGTTCAATAAGAAGCTTGGAACGAGGATTCATTCAAATGTGATGCTTGCAACGGCAGCGGATGCGATGGGCGATGTGATCACAACATCTGCGACGGTTGTCTCATTGCTGGTATTTCAGTTTTCGGGCTGGAATATTGATGGGATTGTAGGAATCGGCGTGTCTCTTGTTGTTATGTGGGCAGGAGTAGGGATCGCAAAAGATACGTTGGAGCCATTGCTTGGTCAGGCAGTTCCAAAAGATGTGTATGAAGAGATAACAAAATTTGTGGAATCCCATGAAGGAATCCTTGGGACACATGATTTGATTGTACATAATTATGGTCCGGGAAGAAGTATGGCTTCGCTGCATGCCGAGGTGGCAAATGATGTGGATATCGAAGTCTCTCATGAGATCATCGACCGTATTGAGAGGGAAGCTACAAAAGAGCTTGGTGTGTTTTTGGTCATTCATATGGATCCGATTGAGATGAAAGACGAGCGTGTTTTATATGCAAAAAGGAAATTGGAAGAGGCGGTGAGAGCAATCGATCCGCAGGTGAGTATCCATGATTTTCGTATGGTGGATGGAGATGAGCAGGTGAATTTGATCTTTGATATGCTCGTTCCATTTCAGTATGATAAAGAAAAGCAAAAGGAAATCTGCAGGACACTTCGAAAAAAGGTAAGGGAGATTGACCAAAGATACCGTTGCGTCATTGTGACGGAGACAAGTTACATAGCGGAGGAAAAATAG
- a CDS encoding AraC family transcriptional regulator, protein MNRDTTYFSLCKNSISGAAIQHRKNHYHFSKHLHTSVEIYLIKSGTCVMTIGNTTIECKPDDFIMIPPNVVHSFYLTDENECSFYHIHFFPEFLSHITLEEDSSVNLMHSLIFCCAPFHQQKTTKELKELILAIIRLYNTSQDSTVSANINLYILQLVLLIMQSYKTLSKAQFPEKIQGNYISFTLNYIEHHYMDKILIPDIAKELNISTRYLSKLFSQYMNISLGNYINVYRINRAIELMDTTTLTFTEISGMIGLKDSQHFSKLFYNIIGTTPSQYKKFILKRK, encoded by the coding sequence ATGAATCGGGACACAACTTACTTTTCTCTTTGCAAAAACTCAATTTCAGGTGCTGCCATTCAACACCGGAAAAATCATTATCACTTTTCAAAACATCTTCATACAAGTGTCGAAATCTATTTGATTAAATCCGGTACCTGTGTTATGACAATTGGCAATACCACGATTGAATGTAAACCTGATGATTTTATTATGATTCCGCCAAATGTCGTGCACTCTTTTTATTTAACAGATGAAAATGAATGCAGCTTTTATCATATTCACTTTTTCCCTGAATTTCTATCACATATCACCTTAGAAGAGGACTCATCTGTCAATTTGATGCACTCCTTAATTTTTTGCTGCGCTCCATTTCATCAGCAAAAAACAACGAAAGAACTAAAAGAGCTGATTCTCGCAATCATCCGATTATATAACACCAGTCAGGATTCTACGGTATCTGCCAACATCAATCTATATATTTTACAGCTGGTTCTGCTCATCATGCAGTCCTATAAGACATTATCAAAGGCGCAGTTTCCAGAAAAAATACAGGGGAACTATATTTCATTTACACTGAACTATATAGAACATCATTATATGGATAAAATTCTAATTCCGGATATCGCAAAGGAGCTGAATATCTCTACCCGATATCTCAGCAAGTTATTTTCGCAATATATGAATATTTCTCTCGGAAATTATATCAATGTATACCGCATCAACCGTGCCATTGAGTTGATGGATACGACTACTCTTACTTTTACCGAAATTTCCGGAATGATTGGGCTGAAAGATTCACAGCACTTTTCAAAATTATTTTATAACATCATTGGAACAACGCCCTCTCAATATAAAAAGTTTATCTTAAAACGCAAATAA